In a single window of the Leisingera daeponensis DSM 23529 genome:
- the motA gene encoding flagellar motor stator protein MotA has translation MIGIVGIVVIFAMVFGGYLLAGGKMAIILKSLPFEMMMIGGAAVGAFLIANDMGGVKHTLKDIGKVFKGPKWKPDDYRDLLCLLFALIRIARANPVEVEQHIEDPENSSVFNKYPKILGDKEAVNLICDTMRSASMNYDDPHQVEEVLEKRMEANLHHALHSSHALQTMADGLPALGIVAAVLGVIKTMGSIDQPPEVLGKLIGGALVGTFLGVFLSYGLVAPFAGKVKAVVEEDAHFYQLIREVLVANLHNHAAAICIEVGRQNTPSHFRPGFSELEEALKSVKQDAA, from the coding sequence ATGATCGGGATTGTAGGCATTGTGGTGATCTTTGCCATGGTGTTCGGCGGATACCTTCTGGCCGGCGGCAAGATGGCGATCATTCTGAAGTCGCTGCCGTTTGAAATGATGATGATCGGCGGCGCCGCTGTCGGGGCGTTTCTGATTGCCAACGACATGGGCGGCGTCAAGCACACGCTCAAGGACATCGGCAAGGTATTCAAGGGCCCCAAATGGAAGCCGGACGACTACCGCGATCTGCTCTGTCTGCTGTTCGCGCTGATCCGAATCGCCCGGGCCAATCCGGTTGAGGTGGAACAGCATATCGAAGACCCGGAAAACTCCTCGGTGTTCAATAAATATCCCAAGATCCTGGGCGACAAGGAAGCCGTGAACCTGATCTGCGACACCATGCGGTCGGCCTCGATGAACTATGACGATCCGCACCAGGTTGAAGAGGTGCTGGAAAAGCGGATGGAGGCCAATCTTCACCACGCGCTGCACTCCAGCCACGCGCTGCAGACCATGGCCGATGGCCTGCCTGCCCTTGGGATCGTTGCAGCGGTTCTGGGCGTGATCAAGACCATGGGCTCGATCGACCAGCCGCCCGAGGTTCTGGGGAAACTGATCGGCGGCGCCCTGGTGGGGACATTTCTGGGCGTGTTTCTGTCTTATGGCCTTGTTGCCCCCTTCGCGGGCAAGGTGAAGGCCGTGGTCGAAGAAGACGCGCATTTCTACCAGCTGATCCGCGAAGTGCTGGTGGCCAACCTGCACAACCACGCAGCCGCGATCTGCATTGAGGTCGGCCGCCAGAATACCCCGTCGCATTTCCGTCCCGGCTTCTCGGAGCTGGAAGAAGCCCTCAAATCGGTGAAACAGGACGCAGCATGA
- a CDS encoding flagellar basal body-associated FliL family protein, with product MTDAAVDTEADAPAKKGKLPLIIGVVLALAGAGGGFFAVQSGLLPFGQKAAPEPAHAAEEAPEGVDTGETAEDIANLAFIEMDPIVITLRKASGIKHLRFRAQLEVDLAHQAEVEKILPRVVDVLNSYLRALELEDLTDPMALPKLRAQMLRRINIATGQGRVRDLLIMDFVLN from the coding sequence ATGACAGACGCTGCAGTAGATACAGAAGCAGATGCCCCGGCCAAGAAAGGCAAACTGCCCCTGATCATCGGGGTGGTGCTGGCGCTGGCGGGGGCGGGCGGCGGATTCTTTGCCGTTCAGTCAGGCCTTCTTCCCTTTGGTCAGAAAGCAGCGCCCGAACCGGCGCATGCGGCCGAAGAGGCGCCAGAAGGCGTGGACACGGGTGAGACGGCGGAGGATATCGCCAATCTTGCCTTTATCGAAATGGACCCGATTGTGATTACCCTGCGCAAAGCCAGCGGTATCAAGCATTTGCGGTTCCGCGCGCAACTTGAGGTCGACCTGGCGCACCAGGCCGAGGTCGAGAAAATCCTCCCGCGGGTTGTCGATGTCCTGAACAGCTACCTGAGAGCATTGGAGCTTGAGGATCTGACCGATCCGATGGCTCTGCCGAAACTGAGAGCGCAGATGCTGCGGCGGATCAACATTGCCACCGGCCAGGGCCGGGTGCGTGATCTGCTGATTATGGATTTCGTACTGAACTAG
- a CDS encoding MotE family protein yields MAKAAKKPKGLRRGGTLMMLAVLLIGSAAVRLGLEAGPAIAREVASLKEPGRDEPAHKGEPRGESMPSSAELQTMLAAFQEREQVLAAREAEIQDRMKALEIADQAINKKLVALEQAEEKLRATLALADGATESDVTRLTTVYEQMKPKEAAALFEEMDPAFAAGFLARMQPEAAAGIMAGLSPEAAYTISVVLAGRNGAVPKE; encoded by the coding sequence ATGGCGAAGGCGGCTAAGAAACCCAAAGGCTTGCGGCGGGGCGGCACGCTGATGATGCTGGCGGTCCTGCTGATCGGCTCTGCCGCGGTGCGGTTGGGACTGGAAGCCGGGCCCGCAATTGCCCGCGAAGTGGCCAGTCTGAAGGAGCCGGGCCGGGATGAGCCTGCGCATAAGGGGGAGCCGCGGGGCGAATCGATGCCGTCCTCTGCTGAGCTGCAGACGATGCTGGCGGCCTTTCAGGAGCGGGAACAGGTATTGGCCGCCCGCGAGGCGGAGATTCAGGACCGGATGAAGGCGCTGGAGATTGCCGATCAGGCGATCAACAAGAAGCTGGTGGCGCTGGAGCAGGCAGAAGAGAAGCTGCGCGCGACCCTGGCCCTGGCCGATGGGGCGACGGAGTCGGATGTGACCCGGCTGACCACTGTCTATGAGCAGATGAAGCCCAAGGAGGCCGCAGCCCTGTTCGAGGAAATGGACCCTGCATTCGCAGCAGGCTTCCTTGCCCGGATGCAGCCGGAGGCCGCGGCGGGGATCATGGCGGGCCTGAGCCCGGAAGCCGCCTATACCATCAGCGTGGTCCTGGCCGGACGCAACGGAGCCGTGCCCAAGGAATGA